In Streptomyces sp. NBC_01717, one DNA window encodes the following:
- a CDS encoding beta-galactosidase: MSTPDTSDSMAPARGVQHAAQPEQQGTTVRLERRRLLVGGVPRILMAGEVHYFRLRREDWADRLDKLVAAGCTAVASYMPWLVHETASGETDLTGATSEYRDLVGFLQLAAERDLLVIARPGPFVMAELKNEGIPFRIYRDHPEAVPAGWDGVQTPTRTLDYLEPGYLAQAERWYSAIMPELADHQVTRGGNVAAVQLDNEVGMLSWVTGSPELTDRTLADLARGATQRWGREGAILRYGADPKDTEAWAAQWRSGGTRAGTEPQQLALHHDLGDHHRDRYATYLLHLREIAQGHGIDVPFFVNVHGTEQGRGRSFPIGISQLSRSYAGIPQTTSGSDHYLGELTVENVPDLYVINAFMAAVHDADQPLTSLEFESGTGDYGEDMSRQVTPEALELKTRLCVAQGNRLINYYLFSGGHNPPLDAPAGDGNDRIAFTGERHGFAAPVDPEGGLSEGYPALCSTVRAVRGSEHLLAAMDEEHDDVALGFVPDHYLTEYAHPDAARRRELVRDTEWFRGMGPRDILARALLLGGHSFAALDLSGAPTSAGAELDPAGPALALGTPPVLGRAVQERLAAYVRGGGRLLLHGRLPVLDDDGTPCTVLADTLGLAVDTRVESAPDHFTSVRATGWAGEQPEVRVGYLERLRTTGAPGTRAEPLALDVADGSPVAVDVTVEGGGRAIVMACDYPCHLDFWRALFARIGVHRRIVAHGGSPGLVTTTTADATGQRLVHLVNVAPVPQKFTLEVAGEPFADGASVELTARSGLMLPADIRLDGAVLRWATTELDGPADGSAVVLRRGDGPGRALIDTDREVVVDGDAEVVRTEGGGVLVTWPGGAGGECLRLRIV; this comes from the coding sequence GTGAGCACTCCAGACACATCAGATTCCATGGCACCGGCCCGTGGTGTGCAGCATGCCGCACAGCCCGAACAGCAAGGCACGACCGTCAGGTTGGAGCGGCGCCGCCTCCTCGTAGGAGGTGTCCCGCGGATCCTGATGGCCGGCGAGGTGCATTACTTCCGGCTGCGCCGCGAGGACTGGGCCGACCGGCTCGACAAGCTCGTGGCCGCCGGATGCACGGCCGTGGCCAGTTACATGCCGTGGCTCGTGCACGAGACCGCCTCCGGCGAGACCGATCTGACCGGCGCCACGAGCGAGTACCGAGACCTGGTCGGTTTCTTGCAACTCGCCGCTGAGCGAGACCTGTTGGTGATCGCCCGTCCGGGCCCCTTCGTGATGGCCGAGCTCAAGAACGAGGGCATTCCGTTCCGTATCTACCGCGACCACCCGGAGGCAGTACCGGCCGGCTGGGACGGCGTACAGACGCCCACACGGACCCTCGACTACCTGGAGCCCGGATACCTCGCCCAGGCCGAGCGCTGGTACTCCGCGATCATGCCGGAACTGGCGGACCACCAGGTCACGCGCGGCGGCAACGTCGCAGCGGTACAACTGGACAACGAGGTCGGGATGCTGTCGTGGGTCACCGGCTCCCCCGAGCTGACGGACCGTACGCTCGCCGACCTGGCGAGGGGAGCCACGCAGCGGTGGGGCCGTGAGGGAGCCATCCTGCGCTACGGTGCCGACCCGAAGGACACCGAGGCGTGGGCGGCCCAGTGGCGATCCGGCGGCACCCGGGCAGGTACCGAGCCCCAGCAGCTGGCGCTCCATCACGACCTCGGAGACCACCACCGCGACCGCTACGCGACGTATCTGCTGCACCTGCGCGAGATCGCCCAAGGTCATGGCATCGACGTGCCCTTCTTCGTCAACGTGCACGGCACGGAGCAGGGCCGCGGCCGTTCGTTCCCGATCGGCATCAGCCAGCTGTCCCGGTCGTACGCGGGCATCCCGCAGACCACCTCCGGCTCCGACCACTATCTCGGTGAGCTGACCGTCGAGAACGTCCCGGACCTGTACGTCATCAACGCGTTCATGGCGGCTGTCCATGACGCCGATCAACCCCTCACCTCGCTGGAGTTCGAGTCGGGCACCGGCGACTACGGAGAGGACATGAGCCGGCAGGTCACCCCGGAAGCGCTGGAGCTCAAGACGCGGCTCTGTGTCGCCCAGGGCAACCGCCTGATCAACTACTACCTGTTCAGCGGCGGACACAACCCGCCGCTGGACGCGCCTGCCGGCGACGGCAACGACCGGATCGCCTTCACCGGTGAGCGGCACGGTTTCGCGGCCCCGGTCGACCCGGAGGGCGGGCTGAGCGAGGGCTATCCGGCACTGTGCAGCACAGTGCGGGCGGTCCGTGGCAGTGAGCACCTGCTGGCAGCCATGGACGAGGAACACGACGACGTCGCGCTCGGCTTCGTACCGGACCACTACCTGACCGAGTACGCCCACCCTGACGCCGCCCGCAGGCGCGAACTGGTGCGTGACACGGAATGGTTCCGGGGCATGGGCCCGCGAGACATCCTCGCCCGCGCCCTGCTGCTCGGCGGCCACTCCTTCGCGGCTCTCGACCTGTCCGGGGCACCGACGTCGGCCGGTGCCGAGCTCGATCCGGCGGGCCCCGCGCTCGCCCTGGGCACACCCCCCGTTCTGGGACGCGCGGTCCAGGAGCGGCTCGCCGCGTACGTGCGGGGCGGCGGGCGGCTGCTGCTGCACGGTCGACTCCCGGTCCTGGACGACGACGGCACCCCGTGCACGGTGCTCGCCGACACCCTTGGGCTCGCCGTCGATACGCGTGTGGAGAGCGCCCCCGACCACTTCACCTCGGTGCGCGCCACCGGCTGGGCGGGAGAACAGCCCGAGGTCCGGGTGGGGTACCTGGAACGCCTGCGCACCACGGGCGCGCCGGGCACCCGGGCCGAACCGCTCGCCCTGGACGTCGCCGACGGCTCGCCCGTCGCGGTCGACGTCACCGTGGAAGGTGGCGGCCGGGCGATCGTGATGGCCTGCGACTACCCGTGCCACCTCGATTTCTGGCGCGCGCTGTTCGCCCGCATCGGGGTGCACCGCCGCATCGTCGCGCACGGTGGCTCACCCGGCCTGGTCACCACGACCACGGCGGACGCCACGGGCCAGCGACTCGTCCATCTGGTCAATGTGGCGCCGGTGCCGCAGAAGTTCACCCTTGAGGTGGCGGGCGAGCCGTTCGCCGACGGCGCTTCCGTCGAACTGACCGCGCGCAGCGGGCTGATGCTGCCGGCGGACATTCGCCTGGACGGTGCCGTACTGCGCTGGGCGACGACCGAACTCGACGGCCCCGCAGACGGCTCGGCCGTGGTGCTGCGGCGCGGCGACGGGCCGGGAAGGGCGCTCATCGACACCGACCGGGAGGTTGTCGTGGACGGTGACGCCGAGGTGGTCCGCACGGAAGGCGGCGGCGTGCTGGTGACCTGGCCGGGCGGTGCGGGCGGTGAGTGCCTCCGGCTGCGGATCGTCTGA
- a CDS encoding LacI family DNA-binding transcriptional regulator, protein MGNSRVSLRWVAQQAGVSPATVSRVSRGSTQVSPELRDRVLRVIEESGYRPSYLGRALAETRHGSLGLVFPGLSGPYFSGLLQGFEAEALETGDSVLLLASHYLAGTDAKVIDLAGRVDGMAIHAGTVSDAVVEQVAQQVRVVVMCGQPSPTHASVSTDNTTMGVLTRHLLVDHAYRRLVFVGHPEGSPDVTSRWEAFLAAHHAAGAIPPEQPVRVGLQQSDGVIAAGRILDGGDRPDAVVCANDETALGVILSALGRGLRVPEDLAVTGFDDMDMASLVQPGLTTVRQPVRELATTTARLLVDPERRPSGNITLATELVLRGSCGCSAGGAGRAAT, encoded by the coding sequence ATGGGCAACAGCCGTGTGAGTTTGCGATGGGTGGCGCAGCAGGCGGGCGTCTCGCCCGCGACTGTCTCACGTGTCTCGCGGGGCTCCACCCAGGTCTCCCCCGAACTGCGTGACCGGGTCCTTCGGGTCATCGAGGAGTCCGGCTACCGGCCGAGCTATCTGGGGCGTGCGCTGGCCGAGACCCGGCACGGCTCACTCGGTCTGGTCTTTCCCGGACTGTCCGGGCCCTACTTCTCCGGACTGCTCCAGGGCTTCGAGGCGGAGGCGCTGGAGACCGGGGACAGTGTGCTCCTGCTCGCCTCGCACTACCTCGCCGGCACGGACGCGAAGGTGATCGACCTCGCCGGCCGCGTCGACGGGATGGCGATCCACGCAGGGACCGTCTCCGACGCGGTCGTGGAGCAGGTGGCACAGCAGGTGCGCGTCGTGGTGATGTGCGGTCAGCCGAGCCCCACACACGCTTCGGTCAGCACCGACAACACCACGATGGGCGTCCTCACCCGGCATCTGCTCGTCGACCACGCGTACCGCCGGCTTGTGTTCGTCGGGCACCCGGAGGGTTCACCGGATGTGACGTCACGCTGGGAGGCCTTCCTCGCCGCGCACCACGCGGCGGGCGCGATCCCGCCCGAACAGCCGGTCCGCGTCGGGCTCCAGCAGTCCGACGGGGTGATCGCCGCCGGCCGGATTCTCGACGGAGGCGACCGGCCCGATGCCGTGGTCTGCGCCAACGACGAGACCGCTCTGGGCGTGATACTCAGCGCACTCGGCCGCGGCCTGCGGGTACCGGAAGACCTCGCGGTCACCGGCTTCGACGACATGGACATGGCCTCCCTTGTCCAGCCCGGCCTGACCACGGTGCGGCAGCCCGTACGCGAGCTGGCCACGACCACGGCCCGGCTGCTCGTCGACCCGGAGAGACGGCCGAGCGGCAACATCACCCTGGCCACCGAACTGGTGCTGCGCGGGTCGTGCGGCTGCAGCGCGGGCGGCGCGGGCCGGGCCGCAACCTGA
- a CDS encoding ABC transporter substrate-binding protein, translating into MTRRPRNITALMATLTSSCLLLAGCTGTEESGGSVSTDGMISHISYAGIGGGSAPQANYNPFLDASQLVATNFVYETLYVIEQNSCKEVPWLAKSYSWRDSRTLVFDIRDGVQWNDGQAFTAKDVAFTFNMIKKHDVLDTKGVWPLLDSVKATGDDQVTFSLKEPGASPFTIINSVRIVPEHIWSKVKDPTKFANAKNPVGTGPMRVKSFNPQQVVTERNPRYWQADKVKVKEVWFKANTGTPEIEQLKMGRGEYDTNGMFIPNVQKSYVDRDPKHHHYWYAPGMVMSVYMNLTKAPFEDVAFRRALTSAFDRGSVARKAQLGYVKTASQTGLVLPGQSDWLPPGTKDGGRVGFDPKAAEKALTEAGYKKDSQGRRLGKDGKPISFKFKVPTAYTDWVAAAEILVKNLKALGLQVELDRTSPEAHDEDRAYGRYDMMFGAHGGDCNMSLGFGHPLGSDGTAPIGKRAFSNEVRWKDKKTDDLLADLRTASSKRDQKKAVAGLVEIMQTEVPMIPIWYGAKWFQYDTTRAVGWPNAKNPYAAGGDNLILLTHLRPARG; encoded by the coding sequence ATGACGAGGCGACCACGCAACATCACCGCGCTCATGGCAACGCTGACGAGCTCCTGCCTCCTTCTCGCCGGGTGCACGGGCACCGAGGAGTCCGGCGGCAGCGTCAGCACGGATGGCATGATCAGCCATATCAGCTACGCGGGCATCGGCGGCGGCAGTGCGCCGCAGGCCAATTACAACCCGTTCCTGGACGCCTCCCAACTGGTGGCGACGAACTTCGTGTACGAAACCCTGTACGTCATCGAGCAGAACAGCTGCAAGGAGGTCCCCTGGCTGGCGAAGTCCTACAGCTGGCGGGACTCCAGGACGCTTGTCTTCGACATCCGTGACGGTGTCCAGTGGAACGACGGCCAGGCCTTCACCGCGAAGGACGTCGCCTTCACCTTCAACATGATCAAGAAGCACGACGTTCTGGACACCAAGGGGGTCTGGCCCCTGCTCGACTCGGTGAAGGCCACCGGTGACGACCAAGTCACCTTCTCCCTCAAGGAACCCGGCGCCTCACCGTTCACGATCATCAACTCCGTGCGCATCGTCCCCGAGCACATCTGGTCGAAGGTCAAGGACCCGACGAAGTTCGCCAACGCCAAGAACCCGGTGGGCACCGGCCCGATGAGAGTGAAGTCGTTCAACCCCCAGCAGGTGGTGACCGAGCGCAACCCGCGCTACTGGCAGGCCGACAAGGTCAAGGTCAAGGAGGTCTGGTTCAAGGCGAACACCGGTACCCCCGAGATCGAGCAGCTCAAGATGGGCCGGGGCGAGTACGACACCAACGGAATGTTCATACCGAACGTCCAGAAGTCGTACGTGGACCGCGATCCGAAGCACCACCACTACTGGTACGCGCCGGGCATGGTGATGAGCGTCTACATGAACCTCACCAAGGCCCCCTTCGAGGACGTCGCATTCCGGCGCGCGCTGACCAGCGCCTTCGACCGAGGGTCGGTGGCAAGGAAGGCCCAGCTCGGCTATGTCAAGACGGCCAGCCAGACGGGTCTGGTGCTCCCCGGCCAGAGCGACTGGCTGCCGCCGGGCACCAAGGACGGCGGCCGTGTCGGCTTCGACCCGAAGGCCGCCGAGAAGGCGCTCACCGAGGCCGGGTACAAGAAGGACTCCCAGGGGCGGCGGCTCGGCAAGGACGGCAAGCCGATCTCGTTCAAGTTCAAGGTCCCCACCGCGTACACGGACTGGGTGGCGGCGGCGGAGATCCTCGTCAAGAACCTCAAGGCGCTCGGACTGCAGGTCGAGCTGGACCGCACGTCGCCCGAAGCCCACGACGAGGACCGTGCGTACGGCCGCTACGACATGATGTTCGGAGCGCACGGCGGCGACTGCAACATGTCCCTCGGTTTCGGCCACCCGCTCGGCAGTGACGGCACGGCCCCCATCGGCAAGCGGGCCTTCAGCAACGAGGTGCGCTGGAAGGACAAGAAGACCGACGACCTGCTTGCCGATCTGCGGACCGCCAGCAGCAAGAGGGACCAGAAGAAGGCCGTCGCCGGCCTCGTCGAGATCATGCAGACCGAGGTTCCGATGATCCCGATCTGGTACGGAGCCAAGTGGTTCCAGTACGACACCACCAGGGCCGTCGGCTGGCCGAACGCGAAGAATCCGTACGCCGCCGGGGGCGACAACCTCATCCTGCTGACGCATCTGCGTCCGGCCAGGGGCTGA
- a CDS encoding ABC transporter permease: MIYFIRRAGFLLATLWAAVTLNFLIPRLQPGDPAQALLSRLVGKTGVIDPDQLAAVRKMLGAPDGNLLAQYWDYLGALAHGQFGISYTYYPYSVGDVVAQAVPWTLMLVGVTQILSFVIGTLLGAWAAYRRNSRVDTVITLGSTFVGTLPFFWIALLLVFVFAISLNWFPEGGGYGGGSSPGWTWLFFSDAFQHSVLPAVALLITGPIGWIIGMRNNMVQTLGEDYARLARAKGLPRRRIALTYGARIAILPNVTGFAIALGSILGGTVLVESIFSYPGLGRLLLEAVTNKDFPLMQALFLFTTVGVLIANFLADMAYGLLDPRVRRTEAA, translated from the coding sequence ATGATCTACTTCATCCGCCGTGCCGGCTTCCTCCTGGCCACCCTCTGGGCCGCGGTGACGCTGAACTTCCTGATCCCCCGGCTCCAGCCGGGGGATCCGGCCCAGGCGCTTCTGTCCCGTCTGGTGGGCAAGACCGGCGTGATCGATCCGGACCAGCTGGCAGCCGTCCGCAAGATGCTCGGCGCCCCGGACGGAAACCTGCTCGCGCAGTACTGGGACTACCTCGGGGCGCTCGCTCACGGGCAGTTCGGTATCTCGTACACCTATTACCCGTACAGCGTGGGCGACGTCGTCGCCCAGGCCGTGCCCTGGACCCTGATGCTGGTCGGCGTGACGCAGATCCTGTCGTTCGTGATCGGCACGCTGCTCGGAGCCTGGGCCGCGTACCGGCGCAACAGCCGGGTCGACACGGTGATCACGCTGGGCTCGACCTTCGTGGGCACGCTGCCGTTCTTCTGGATCGCGCTGCTGCTGGTGTTCGTCTTCGCGATCAGTCTCAACTGGTTTCCCGAGGGCGGTGGTTACGGTGGCGGCAGCAGTCCGGGCTGGACCTGGCTGTTCTTCTCCGACGCCTTCCAGCACAGTGTGCTGCCCGCGGTCGCCCTGCTGATCACCGGACCGATCGGCTGGATCATCGGCATGCGCAACAACATGGTGCAGACCCTCGGCGAGGACTACGCGCGCCTCGCCCGCGCCAAGGGGCTGCCGCGGCGCCGGATCGCCCTGACATACGGCGCGCGGATCGCCATCCTGCCGAACGTCACGGGCTTCGCGATCGCGCTCGGCAGCATCCTCGGTGGCACCGTTCTCGTGGAAAGCATCTTCAGCTATCCGGGCCTGGGGCGGCTTCTCCTCGAAGCGGTCACCAACAAGGACTTCCCGCTCATGCAGGCGCTGTTCCTGTTCACCACCGTCGGGGTGCTGATCGCCAACTTCCTCGCCGATATGGCGTACGGGCTCCTGGACCCGCGGGTCCGGCGGACGGAGGCGGCATGA
- a CDS encoding ABC transporter permease, producing the protein MTIANTPSATTAATAGDTEGVQIAAITAGRSRRLPGWFLILWRNGKCRIGLLLLAAFVLVALCAPVIAPFAPRTDTFALSEGPTAAHWLGTTARGEDVFSQLVYGARTSLIVGVVAGTLSTLIAVVVGLTAGYLQGVVDEVLSFFINLGLVVPVLPLMITLAAYAPVKGLGLIIIVITITGWAFGARVKRAQIVTLRTRDYVTAAKFAGDSTARIIAFEIAPNMISLIVVDFMGSALGAIGAEAGLAFLGLGDPSTTSWGTMLNQASMGGAMTTGQWAWLIAPGLVLALLVTSFSLINFGVDALSNPHLRED; encoded by the coding sequence ATGACCATCGCGAACACCCCGAGCGCCACGACAGCGGCCACCGCCGGGGACACCGAAGGCGTACAGATCGCCGCGATCACCGCGGGCAGATCACGGCGGCTGCCCGGCTGGTTCCTCATCCTGTGGCGCAACGGCAAGTGCCGCATCGGTCTGCTGCTCCTTGCCGCCTTCGTCCTGGTCGCGCTGTGTGCTCCGGTCATCGCCCCGTTCGCACCCCGCACGGACACCTTTGCCCTCTCCGAGGGACCGACAGCCGCCCACTGGCTGGGAACCACGGCACGCGGCGAGGACGTCTTCTCGCAGCTCGTCTACGGAGCACGGACCTCACTGATCGTCGGCGTGGTGGCGGGCACGCTGTCCACCCTGATCGCGGTCGTCGTCGGGCTCACCGCCGGCTATCTGCAGGGCGTGGTGGACGAGGTGCTGTCGTTCTTCATCAACCTCGGCCTCGTCGTGCCGGTGCTGCCCCTGATGATCACTCTGGCGGCCTACGCGCCGGTCAAGGGCCTCGGGCTCATCATCATCGTGATCACCATCACCGGCTGGGCGTTCGGCGCCCGCGTCAAGCGCGCCCAGATCGTCACACTACGGACCCGCGACTACGTGACTGCCGCCAAGTTCGCAGGCGACAGTACCGCTCGGATCATCGCGTTCGAGATCGCGCCCAACATGATCTCGCTGATCGTGGTCGACTTCATGGGATCGGCCCTCGGCGCGATCGGTGCCGAGGCCGGACTCGCCTTTCTCGGCCTGGGCGATCCCTCGACGACGAGCTGGGGCACCATGCTCAACCAGGCGAGCATGGGCGGCGCGATGACAACGGGCCAGTGGGCGTGGCTGATCGCGCCGGGGCTGGTACTCGCCCTCCTCGTCACCTCGTTCTCACTCATCAACTTCGGCGTCGACGCACTGAGCAACCCCCACCTGAGGGAGGACTGA
- a CDS encoding ABC transporter ATP-binding protein, which yields MALLQVKDLTVTYSPRGARAVRAVNRVGFEVAEGEFVGLLGESGCGKSTLGNAILRLLEKPASITSGSITFDGRDITHAGEDELRPLRWADLSTVFQSSMNSLNPVITVREQFADTFAAHPEAAGENLDVDERAGELMELVSLERGVLKRYPHELSGGMKQRVALALALALRPRFVLLDEPTTGLDVVVQRDILDRLRELQRQLGFAVLFISHDLGTVMEMADRVMVMYAGEIVENQPAADMVAAQLHPYSTGLLGSYADPRDEVVHVAFIPGRPPDLSREHAGCLFEPRCAVAVDACRTRHPELLPAAHGQARCLLVEESAGAGAPPGQAASADRPTSVFSAPAGARDRGAVDAEPVLVVEHASKTYRTKRGLRTTTVQAVDDVSFALRPGRVSALVGQSGSGKTTIARLITGVERPTTGAVRFKDERVDKLRRRALRGYRRHVQLVFQDPFSALNPTRTVAYSLSRPLRNHLGMDRQQARTRAAELLETVGMSPAEQYLDKLPNQLSGGQRQRVVIARALAPEPEVLVADEPISMLDVSIRAEIVELLDRLVRDRGIAMLYITHDLLSARLLADEVLVLNKGILVEHGPTLTVIGEAKDPYTRKLLAAIPRPGRTRTETVGA from the coding sequence ATGGCTCTGCTCCAGGTCAAAGACCTCACCGTCACCTACAGTCCGCGCGGCGCCCGCGCCGTACGGGCCGTCAACCGGGTCGGTTTCGAGGTCGCCGAGGGCGAGTTCGTCGGCCTGCTCGGCGAGTCGGGCTGCGGCAAGTCGACCCTCGGCAACGCGATCCTGCGGCTCCTGGAGAAGCCCGCCTCGATCACCAGCGGCAGCATCACGTTCGACGGACGCGACATCACGCACGCGGGCGAGGACGAGCTGCGGCCGCTGCGCTGGGCCGACCTGTCGACCGTCTTCCAGTCCAGCATGAACTCGCTCAACCCGGTGATCACTGTGCGAGAGCAGTTCGCCGACACCTTTGCCGCGCACCCCGAGGCTGCGGGCGAGAACCTGGACGTGGACGAACGCGCGGGCGAGCTGATGGAGTTGGTGTCGCTCGAGCGAGGCGTGCTGAAGCGCTACCCGCACGAGTTGTCCGGCGGTATGAAGCAGCGTGTCGCTCTCGCGCTCGCCCTCGCGCTCCGGCCCCGGTTCGTGCTTCTCGACGAGCCGACCACCGGCCTCGACGTGGTCGTCCAGCGCGACATCCTCGACCGGCTCCGGGAGCTGCAGCGACAGCTCGGCTTCGCCGTGCTGTTCATCAGCCACGACCTCGGTACGGTCATGGAGATGGCCGACCGCGTGATGGTGATGTACGCGGGCGAGATCGTCGAGAACCAACCCGCCGCCGACATGGTCGCCGCCCAACTGCACCCCTACAGCACCGGCCTGCTCGGCTCGTACGCCGATCCCCGCGACGAGGTCGTCCACGTCGCCTTCATACCCGGCCGGCCGCCGGACCTGTCCCGCGAGCACGCGGGCTGTCTGTTCGAGCCGCGCTGCGCAGTCGCCGTCGACGCCTGCCGCACCCGGCACCCCGAGCTGCTGCCCGCCGCACACGGCCAGGCCCGCTGCCTGCTCGTCGAAGAGTCCGCGGGCGCCGGGGCGCCGCCGGGGCAGGCAGCCTCGGCCGATCGCCCCACCTCGGTGTTCTCCGCCCCCGCGGGTGCCCGCGACCGGGGCGCCGTCGACGCCGAGCCGGTGCTGGTCGTGGAGCACGCTAGCAAGACGTACAGGACGAAACGCGGCCTGCGGACCACGACCGTCCAGGCCGTGGACGACGTGTCGTTCGCACTGCGGCCGGGGCGCGTCAGCGCCCTCGTCGGCCAGAGCGGCTCGGGCAAGACCACCATCGCCCGGCTTATCACCGGGGTGGAGCGGCCCACCACCGGAGCCGTCCGCTTCAAGGACGAGCGCGTGGACAAGCTGCGGCGTCGGGCCCTACGCGGCTACCGACGGCATGTGCAGCTGGTCTTTCAGGACCCGTTCTCCGCGCTCAACCCCACCCGTACGGTCGCCTACTCGCTCAGCCGGCCGCTGCGGAACCACCTGGGCATGGACCGGCAACAGGCCCGTACCCGCGCCGCGGAACTCCTCGAGACTGTCGGTATGAGCCCCGCCGAACAGTATCTGGACAAGCTCCCCAATCAGCTCTCGGGCGGGCAGCGGCAGCGGGTCGTCATCGCGCGGGCACTCGCACCGGAGCCGGAGGTGCTCGTCGCCGACGAGCCGATCTCGATGCTGGACGTGTCCATCCGCGCCGAGATCGTCGAACTTCTCGACCGGCTCGTACGCGACCGGGGCATCGCGATGCTCTACATAACGCACGACCTGCTCAGCGCCCGGCTCCTCGCCGACGAGGTACTCGTGCTCAACAAGGGCATCCTGGTCGAGCACGGGCCCACGCTCACCGTGATCGGCGAGGCCAAGGATCCGTATACGCGCAAGCTGCTTGCGGCGATTCCCCGGCCGGGCAGAACGCGAACGGAGACCGTCGGGGCGTGA
- a CDS encoding GH39 family glycosyl hydrolase codes for MSTGIERVAESGCESGAGRDLTARQDWEQRITTRSDTRVTAPAPDLPPPAGLTLTQGTGHVLLRWQPVEQAIGYLVHRAPAGAPRDELKPVDHLGRDVLAIPDVWYVDTTGEPGVVYDYAVASVPTVTECGRPGDVVTGGSAKPEGAVPQVALAVDAAAAGEPLSRPWQPMIGSERLSQLLCTETSGGRTIGTELEAALRRVHDEIGVHAVRAHAILHDDLGVYREVDGEPVYDFTLVDEVYDRITAIGLRPCVELGFMPQDLASDNGKTVFEYGAIVSPPKSWDRWHDLISALVRHLMDRYGEDEVLGWDFEVWNEANLGVFWSSTRDMWMHLYDVTASAVKSVDPRLAVGGPSSAAAAWVDELLEHTARSGSPVDFVTTHTYGNAPLDLRPTLERYGSTARIVWTEWGVTPSHFNPVNDTVSSATFLLHGMRSAAGRMEALSYWVASDHFEELGRPPRLLHGGFGLITVGGIAKARYHALWLLSRLGRTQLPVTAQGDGADGLVQSWASRHDDGSLGILLWNHTLDQQKAQGDAALARTVRLRLDGLGEGATARITRLDAEHGDVTTLAGRLGVSDWPTDEQWAQLRSADALVAEPAALKHTRDAVFLTLELPQPSAVLVQVSP; via the coding sequence ATGAGCACCGGCATCGAGCGCGTTGCGGAGAGCGGCTGCGAGAGCGGCGCGGGCCGCGATCTCACGGCTCGCCAGGACTGGGAACAGCGGATCACCACCCGGTCCGACACCCGTGTGACGGCCCCCGCCCCCGATCTGCCGCCCCCGGCCGGACTCACCCTCACGCAGGGCACCGGACACGTGCTGCTGCGCTGGCAGCCCGTCGAGCAAGCCATCGGCTACCTGGTGCACCGGGCCCCGGCCGGGGCACCGCGGGACGAACTCAAGCCGGTGGACCACCTCGGCCGCGACGTACTGGCCATTCCGGACGTCTGGTACGTCGACACCACCGGCGAGCCGGGAGTCGTCTACGACTACGCGGTCGCATCCGTTCCGACCGTGACCGAATGCGGCCGGCCGGGCGACGTGGTGACCGGCGGCTCGGCGAAGCCCGAAGGCGCAGTTCCCCAGGTCGCGTTGGCGGTGGACGCCGCGGCTGCCGGTGAGCCGCTGTCCCGACCATGGCAGCCGATGATCGGAAGCGAGCGGCTGAGCCAGCTGTTGTGCACCGAGACCTCCGGCGGCAGGACGATCGGCACCGAGCTGGAGGCCGCGCTGCGCCGGGTGCACGACGAGATCGGCGTCCATGCGGTGCGGGCGCACGCGATCCTCCATGACGACCTGGGCGTCTATCGCGAGGTCGACGGCGAACCCGTGTACGACTTCACCCTGGTCGACGAGGTCTACGACCGGATCACGGCGATCGGCCTGCGACCCTGTGTCGAACTCGGATTCATGCCGCAGGACTTGGCGAGCGACAACGGGAAGACCGTGTTCGAGTACGGCGCCATCGTCTCGCCGCCCAAGAGCTGGGACCGCTGGCACGACCTGATCAGCGCCCTGGTACGGCATCTGATGGACCGTTACGGCGAGGACGAGGTGCTCGGCTGGGACTTCGAGGTGTGGAACGAAGCCAACCTTGGGGTTTTCTGGTCCAGTACGCGCGACATGTGGATGCACCTGTACGACGTGACCGCATCCGCAGTGAAGTCGGTCGACCCGCGACTTGCCGTGGGCGGCCCGTCCTCGGCGGCCGCGGCCTGGGTGGACGAGCTCCTGGAGCACACCGCCCGCTCCGGTTCACCGGTCGACTTCGTCACCACCCACACCTACGGCAACGCGCCGCTGGACCTGCGCCCCACGCTGGAGCGATACGGCAGTACGGCGCGCATCGTGTGGACCGAGTGGGGCGTCACGCCATCCCACTTCAACCCGGTCAACGACACCGTCTCATCGGCTACGTTCCTGCTGCACGGGATGCGTTCCGCGGCGGGACGGATGGAGGCGCTCTCGTACTGGGTGGCCAGTGATCACTTCGAGGAGCTCGGCCGGCCGCCCAGGCTGTTGCACGGCGGGTTCGGCCTGATCACGGTGGGCGGAATCGCCAAGGCGCGCTACCACGCACTGTGGCTGCTCTCCCGCCTCGGCCGCACGCAGCTTCCGGTGACCGCACAGGGCGACGGCGCCGACGGACTCGTACAGTCGTGGGCTTCGCGGCACGACGACGGCTCGCTCGGTATCCTGCTCTGGAACCACACACTCGACCAGCAGAAGGCCCAGGGCGACGCCGCCCTGGCACGTACGGTCCGACTGCGCCTCGACGGCCTCGGCGAGGGTGCCACCGCGCGGATCACCCGCCTCGACGCGGAGCACGGCGATGTCACCACGCTGGCCGGGCGCCTCGGGGTGAGCGACTGGCCCACCGACGAGCAATGGGCCCAACTGCGTTCAGCGGACGCGCTGGTGGCCGAGCCCGCAGCGCTGAAGCACACCAGGGACGCGGTATTCCTCACGCTCGAACTGCCTCAGCCGTCCGCGGTCCTCGTGCAGGTGAGTCCTTGA